Within Candidatus Neomarinimicrobiota bacterium, the genomic segment GTCTTTTTTCGCCCTGGTCAGAAAATCATCAGCAACGCTTGGGTAGAGATCCTTAAGACCTCGCCAGTTAGGGGAGCGGTCGCGGCTGATGCGAAAACCGGACTCGAATACCGTATCCGTTTCTTCCTCCATCGGAGGCAGAGCACCAACAACTGCCCGCTCTTTGAAAATATTATTCATCAGTCTGCCAAACATGAAAACTGTCTCATTCGTATGAAGCGGTGAAACGATTCCGCCAACGATTGGTTTATCTTCCCCCTTCTTTCTAGTAAAATTATCCAGCACCTCCTTTAAGGCGCCCTCCCAGCTAATGGCCACCAACTCATCGTTCTTGCGGATCATCGGTGAAGTGACGCGATCACATTCTTCAAAGCGATGGAAACCGTAACGACCGATATCACACATGAAATAGCCGTTCACATCATGATTTTCCCTGGAACTGACCCTAAAGATCCGATCGTCCTGATAATAGACATAGATGTTGCACCCTGTACTACAATCTTGGCATATGGACGATTGCCGCTCAAGATTCCAGATACGATTAGTGTGGATATAATCAGTACCCAGCAAGGCTCCTACGGGGCAGATATCAACCACATTGCCCGCCATAAGATTATGCAGGGGCTTCTCTTCCAGAATGGCGATCTCGGAAGAATATCCCCTGTTCTCCACAAACAGTTCACCTGTACCGGAGATCTGACGTGTAAACCTGACGCAGCGGGTACACATGATACAGCGGTTACGGTTAATCACAACTCCTGAGCCGAGATTTTCTCCCGGACTGACACGTTTATCTTCTTCAAATCGACTGTGAGAATTGCCGTACTTGAAGGTATAGTCTTGGAGGTCACACTCTCCTGCCTGATCGCAGACAGGACAATCGAGAGGGTGATTGAGTAAGAGAAACTCCAGAATGTTTTTTCTCTCCTGTTTCACAATATCACTCTGTGTGTGGACCACCATATCATACTTACCAGCGATCTTCCTGTCGGGCGGTGTGTTACCGATAGTCGTGTTACACGCAACCTGAAGCTTCGGCATCCCCTCGATCTGAACCATGCACATACGGCAACTTCCCACTATTTCGAGAGCGGGATGATAACAGTAGTGTGGAATCTCGATCCCCTCTGCCTTGGCTGCTTCCAAAACTGTTGTTCCGACTTCCACTTCGAATTCAGCGTTGTCTATTTTCACAAATGGCATCAGGCCACCACCTTCGCAACAGGAAGATAAGCGACAAACTCATCTTCAAACTTTTCAACGAAACTTCTTACTGGCCACGCCACTGCCTCTCCGAATGGACAGACCGTCTTGCCGAAGCTCCCCTTCGATAAGTCAATCAGTCCGCCAATATTATCTGTAATTTGCAGCAGCATATCAATGTCTTTGCGTGTACCTGCTCCCCGGTATAGCCGCATCAGTATCTTCACCATCCAGCTTGTCCCTTCCCGGCAAGGAGTACACTGTCCGCATGATTCGTGGGCGTAAAACCTGGCGATATTGAGACACGCCCGTACCATATCCACTGTCTCATCCATGACGATCACCGCGGCCGAACCGAGCATACTTTTCTTGGCCGCAAGTGCGTCGAAATCCATAGTGACGTCTTCACACTCTTCGGCTGTGAGCAGCGCGGAAGAAGAACCTCCGGGAAAGACAGCCTTCAATCGCTTGCCGTCCTTAACACCCCCGGCTCTCTCGTGGATAAGTTCTTGCAGTGGGATACCCATCGCCTCTTCATACACACCAGGTTTGTTGACCCGTCCGGACAGACAGAACAATTTTGGACCGGGACCGTTCTCAGGACCGATAGATCGGTACCAGTCGGCTCCCCTTTCAAAGATAGAGGGCAGATTGCACAGAGTCTCCACATTATTGACAATGGTGGGACTTTTAAGATAGCCCTCAATTGCCGGAAACGGCGGCTTGATGCGCGGGCATCCTCGCTTCCCCTCCAGAGATTCGATGAGTCCTGTCTCTTCGCCACAGATGTAAGCACCGGCACCGCGGTGGATGACGACTTCAAGATCATACCCCGACCCCAAAATGTCATCACCCAAAAGGTTGGCTGCGTAGGCCTCCGTAACGGCATTTTGCAAAACCTGATACTCATTGTAAAATTCGCCGCGGATGTAGATAAAGGCGCGGTGACAATTGATCGCGTAGGAAGCGATGACGATTCCTTCCAGCATCAGATGTGGCGTCTCATTCATGAGGAGTCGATCTTTGAAGGTGCCCGGCTCGCTCTCATCAGCATTGCAGATCAAGTAAGTCGGTTTATCTGAATCTTTCGGAATGAAATCCCATTTGACCCCCGCGGGAAAACCGGCACCGCCGCGACCCTTCAGATTAGACTTCTTCGTCTCCTCGATCACTTCGGCACGAGACATACTGGTCAGGGTCTTCTCAAGAGAGCGGTATCCTCCCACGCTTCGATATCCAGCCAATGTATGCGAATCTTCTCGGTGGATATGGGCTGTGAGAACAGGCTTAAATTGAGTCAAGGTAAAGTCTCCAGAAGTTGGTCAAAATCTTCTAATGACAGCCCTTCATAATAATCGGTATTGATTTGAACAACGGGAGCAGTACCGCACGATCCGAGACACTCCACTTTCATCAGGGTAAATTTCTCATCGGCCGTCGTCTCCCCTACAGCGATGCCGTATTTTCCGCATACATGGTCGACCAGTTCATCCGCGCCATTCAAGCTACAAGACAGCGTCTGGCATACCTGAAGGACGTATTTCCCCTGCGACTTTGTGTAAAGCGTGGTGTAGAACGATACGGTATCCATAATCTCGCCCGGATGAGCTTCAACGATCTCAGCGATGGCATCGATTGCTCCTTGAGTGACATATCCCTCCTGCGACTGGGCCAGATGAAGAAGCGGCAGCGTGGCCGAACGCTTATCGGGATATTGGGATAGAATATTTTCAACCAATTCAGGATTGACATATTCAAACGAATCTTTGTGAGAATTATTGTTGCTCACCTATCTAATTCCCCCGCGATGATATTCATACTCCCTAATATCGCCACAGCGTCTGAAAGCATCTGGTCCTTCATAATATGGGGAAAAATCGAATAGTTGATGAAGGATGGCGGTCTTGTTCTAACGCGGTACGGAGTTCGCCCCCCATCACTCACGATGTAGTATCCCAGTTCACCATTGGGCGCTTCTGTCGCCACATAGGATTCCCCCACAGGCGGTTCCATTCCGCGGTTCGGCATGGTAATCTCAAAATGGTGAATAAGTCCCTCGATGGAATTGTAGACCTCATCCTTCGGGGGAAGCGTAAACTTATGGTCAGGATCAATGTTGATATCACCGGAAGGCATTTGTTCGATAGCTTGACGGCAGATATTTGTACTCTGCCGAATCTCTGCCATCCGCACCAGATAGCGGTCGAACACATCGCCGTTCAACGCAATGATAACATCAAAATCGAAGTCGTTATAGCTGGAATAGGGTTCCTTGACACGAATGTCCCAATCTATGCCGGAAGCTCTCGCCATAGGACCGCTCAGACCGTAAGAAATAGCATCGTCCTTGGAGATTACGCCCACATCTTTTGTCCGGTTGTGCCAGATGCGGTTCCTGTTCAGGAGGGTTTCAATATCGTTCACCACCCCGTCCACTTGATCAAGGACTTTTGTAACTGCTTTGTCAAAATTTTCGGGTATGTCACGCATGAGACCACCAACGCGGGTGTAGCTTGTGGTAAGGCGGGTACCCGTCGCCATCTCGAAGAGGTCGTATATCTCTTCCCTCAGACGGAAACCATACAAGAAAACGGTGAAAGCGCCGATATCTACCGCCTGCATACCGATGGCCAGCAGGTGATCTGCTATACGGCTCAGTTCGCACATGAGGACGCGAATGACCTGTGCCCGCTTTGGCACCTCGATTTCCATCAGCTTTTCAGCTGAGAGAGCATAAGCCACGTTGTTGCACAGCGGCGAAAGATAGTTCATCCTGTCTGTAATAGTGATGTACTGGTTAAAATTGAGATCTTCTCCAAGTTTTTCAAAACCGGAATGGAGATAGCCGATTTCCGGAGTACATTTTATTACCATCTCACCGTCAAGCTCCATGATGACCCTTAAAGTTCCGTGCGTGGCAGGATGGGACGGGCCGAAATTGAGGACCATCTTCTCTGTCTCTAAAGATTTCCCAGTTGTATCAACCATAGT encodes:
- the nuoD gene encoding NADH dehydrogenase (quinone) subunit D gives rise to the protein MVDTTGKSLETEKMVLNFGPSHPATHGTLRVIMELDGEMVIKCTPEIGYLHSGFEKLGEDLNFNQYITITDRMNYLSPLCNNVAYALSAEKLMEIEVPKRAQVIRVLMCELSRIADHLLAIGMQAVDIGAFTVFLYGFRLREEIYDLFEMATGTRLTTSYTRVGGLMRDIPENFDKAVTKVLDQVDGVVNDIETLLNRNRIWHNRTKDVGVISKDDAISYGLSGPMARASGIDWDIRVKEPYSSYNDFDFDVIIALNGDVFDRYLVRMAEIRQSTNICRQAIEQMPSGDINIDPDHKFTLPPKDEVYNSIEGLIHHFEITMPNRGMEPPVGESYVATEAPNGELGYYIVSDGGRTPYRVRTRPPSFINYSIFPHIMKDQMLSDAVAILGSMNIIAGELDR
- a CDS encoding molybdopterin-dependent oxidoreductase → MPFVKIDNAEFEVEVGTTVLEAAKAEGIEIPHYCYHPALEIVGSCRMCMVQIEGMPKLQVACNTTIGNTPPDRKIAGKYDMVVHTQSDIVKQERKNILEFLLLNHPLDCPVCDQAGECDLQDYTFKYGNSHSRFEEDKRVSPGENLGSGVVINRNRCIMCTRCVRFTRQISGTGELFVENRGYSSEIAILEEKPLHNLMAGNVVDICPVGALLGTDYIHTNRIWNLERQSSICQDCSTGCNIYVYYQDDRIFRVSSRENHDVNGYFMCDIGRYGFHRFEECDRVTSPMIRKNDELVAISWEGALKEVLDNFTRKKGEDKPIVGGIVSPLHTNETVFMFGRLMNNIFKERAVVGALPPMEEETDTVFESGFRISRDRSPNWRGLKDLYPSVADDFLTRAKKDKIRLMYALDDGVDRELTQEWDKVLKKMDFLTVQTYAMTPLAQLAHLILPGPAPFEREGTLTNDKGRIQWLIPSMPLKGKARPDWAIIMEVMNTVGKRELSYSGVGEVLAEMGKRFPAYEGVSLFRLGDYGLSTNGEVKAS
- a CDS encoding NAD(P)H-dependent oxidoreductase subunit E; the protein is MSNNNSHKDSFEYVNPELVENILSQYPDKRSATLPLLHLAQSQEGYVTQGAIDAIAEIVEAHPGEIMDTVSFYTTLYTKSQGKYVLQVCQTLSCSLNGADELVDHVCGKYGIAVGETTADEKFTLMKVECLGSCGTAPVVQINTDYYEGLSLEDFDQLLETLP
- the nuoF gene encoding NADH-quinone oxidoreductase subunit NuoF, with amino-acid sequence MTQFKPVLTAHIHREDSHTLAGYRSVGGYRSLEKTLTSMSRAEVIEETKKSNLKGRGGAGFPAGVKWDFIPKDSDKPTYLICNADESEPGTFKDRLLMNETPHLMLEGIVIASYAINCHRAFIYIRGEFYNEYQVLQNAVTEAYAANLLGDDILGSGYDLEVVIHRGAGAYICGEETGLIESLEGKRGCPRIKPPFPAIEGYLKSPTIVNNVETLCNLPSIFERGADWYRSIGPENGPGPKLFCLSGRVNKPGVYEEAMGIPLQELIHERAGGVKDGKRLKAVFPGGSSSALLTAEECEDVTMDFDALAAKKSMLGSAAVIVMDETVDMVRACLNIARFYAHESCGQCTPCREGTSWMVKILMRLYRGAGTRKDIDMLLQITDNIGGLIDLSKGSFGKTVCPFGEAVAWPVRSFVEKFEDEFVAYLPVAKVVA